In one window of Fictibacillus phosphorivorans DNA:
- a CDS encoding 4-hydroxyphenylacetate 3-hydroxylase family protein has protein sequence MGIRTGAQYIQALQSRSPEIWLEGRRITNVVSEPVFKQPIQEIAKLYDMQHDPQYQDSITHICKETGERVNNAFLHPTTYEELMARSELFEIYAKSTFGLMGRTPDFLNVVVTGMAHNGWFLDQYNPEWSVNIKNYFNYIRDNDLFLTHAIINPQNDRSKNSHGQKDMFTHLGAVEETPDGLIVRGAKMLATLAPITDEVIIYSFPGFAPGDERYALAFAVPVDTPGLKLICREPMQDGKRSQFDHPLASRFEEMDALLVFNDVLVPWDRVFLYNNVEAANLLYPKTGIAQQPAHQSGVRGYVKLAFATEVACKLADSIGVDGYLNVQNDLGELVQNVEVIRSLLRVAEYEFETTASGEVMPNAAALETIRGMLPKMYPRAIEVIQIIGAGGLLMSPTGNDFNAPEIRSEIDKYYLGRDGVDSLERVKLFKLAWDLCGEAFGQRLVQYERYYTGDPIRKRAIFYNGYKRKAKFSMVDEALSVTNEFVKDQPKLAK, from the coding sequence ATGGGAATTAGAACTGGTGCTCAATATATTCAAGCATTACAATCTCGTTCACCAGAAATTTGGTTAGAGGGCAGGAGAATAACTAATGTAGTGAGTGAACCTGTTTTTAAGCAGCCAATTCAAGAGATCGCGAAATTGTACGATATGCAGCACGATCCGCAATATCAAGATTCCATTACACATATTTGCAAAGAGACGGGTGAGCGAGTCAACAACGCGTTTTTACACCCGACAACCTATGAAGAATTGATGGCAAGAAGCGAGTTGTTTGAAATCTACGCAAAATCTACTTTTGGGCTAATGGGCCGAACTCCCGACTTCCTGAACGTCGTTGTAACAGGTATGGCACACAATGGCTGGTTCCTCGATCAATACAATCCGGAATGGTCTGTAAATATAAAAAACTACTTTAACTACATACGAGACAATGATTTGTTTTTAACACATGCAATCATTAACCCGCAAAACGACCGAAGTAAAAACTCACATGGACAAAAGGATATGTTCACTCATCTAGGTGCTGTTGAAGAAACGCCTGATGGTTTGATCGTTAGGGGAGCAAAAATGCTGGCAACTCTAGCACCGATTACAGATGAAGTCATCATCTACTCGTTCCCAGGCTTCGCACCTGGAGACGAGCGATATGCCCTTGCTTTTGCAGTGCCTGTGGATACGCCAGGGCTTAAACTTATTTGCCGTGAACCGATGCAGGACGGTAAGCGATCACAGTTTGATCATCCCCTTGCTTCGAGATTTGAAGAGATGGATGCTTTGCTCGTCTTTAATGACGTACTTGTCCCTTGGGATCGCGTGTTTCTTTATAACAACGTGGAAGCAGCTAACCTTTTGTATCCGAAGACAGGCATTGCCCAGCAGCCTGCTCATCAGTCAGGTGTAAGAGGATATGTGAAACTAGCATTTGCAACAGAAGTCGCTTGTAAGCTAGCAGACTCAATTGGTGTAGATGGATACTTGAATGTACAAAACGACTTAGGTGAACTTGTACAGAACGTGGAGGTTATTCGATCTTTATTACGAGTAGCTGAATATGAATTTGAAACAACTGCGTCTGGTGAAGTAATGCCGAATGCAGCGGCGCTTGAGACGATCAGAGGCATGCTTCCTAAAATGTATCCAAGAGCGATCGAGGTCATTCAGATCATTGGTGCTGGTGGGTTGCTTATGTCACCGACTGGGAATGACTTTAACGCTCCAGAAATCCGAAGTGAGATAGATAAGTACTATTTAGGGCGTGATGGTGTGGATTCTCTTGAACGCGTTAAGCTGTTCAAGCTTGCATGGGATCTGTGCGGAGAAGCTTTTGGGCAGCGACTTGTACAATATGAGCGCTATTATACGGGAGATCCAATCCGTAAGAGAGCCATTTTCTACAACGGTTATAAAAGAAAAGCGAAGTTCTCTATGGTTGATGAAGCACTTTCCGTAACAAATGAATTCGTGAAGGACCAGCCTAAGCTGGCTAAATAA
- the nbaC gene encoding 3-hydroxyanthranilate 3,4-dioxygenase, which produces MSTTTLKSFNLLKWIDENKDLLKPPVNNKVIWQDSEFIAMILGGPNKRRDFHVDPSDEFFYQIKGSCYVEIINKHGKREVVELKEGDVFMLPAMVPHSPHRVANSYGLVIERKRAQGELEDFVWFCDRCDSEMHRVTVQLSDIEKQVKEAIHSFNSNERVRLCKDCGYQMPENVEEWKC; this is translated from the coding sequence ATGAGTACAACGACTTTAAAATCTTTTAACCTATTAAAATGGATCGATGAAAACAAAGATCTTCTCAAGCCCCCAGTTAACAACAAAGTGATCTGGCAAGATTCCGAATTTATCGCCATGATCTTAGGCGGTCCGAACAAAAGACGTGATTTTCACGTCGATCCTTCTGATGAATTCTTTTATCAAATCAAAGGCAGCTGTTACGTAGAGATCATCAATAAGCACGGTAAGCGTGAAGTGGTTGAATTAAAAGAAGGAGACGTGTTCATGCTTCCGGCAATGGTTCCTCATTCCCCGCATCGTGTGGCGAATTCTTATGGTCTCGTAATTGAGCGTAAACGCGCACAAGGTGAGCTTGAAGACTTCGTTTGGTTCTGTGACCGCTGTGATTCTGAGATGCATCGCGTGACCGTGCAATTGAGTGATATTGAGAAACAAGTTAAAGAAGCGATCCACAGCTTTAACTCGAATGAACGAGTTCGTCTATGCAAAGACTGCGGTTATCAGATGCCTGAAAACGTGGAGGAATGGAAGTGCTAA
- a CDS encoding cysteine hydrolase family protein, with protein sequence MKKALINIDYTFDFVADEGALTCGKPGQDVENEITSITEQFINNGDFVVFAIDQHHTDDKFHPENELFPPHNIEGTPGRELYGNLQKVYETHKTKSNVYWMDKTRYSAFAGTDLLMKLRERGITEVHIVGVCTDICCLHTAVDAYNAGLKIVVHEKAVASFNQPGHEWALGHFKSCLNAKVI encoded by the coding sequence ATGAAAAAAGCGTTAATCAATATTGACTACACATTTGACTTTGTGGCAGATGAAGGTGCACTAACTTGTGGAAAACCAGGTCAAGATGTTGAAAATGAGATTACTTCTATTACGGAACAATTTATTAATAACGGTGATTTTGTTGTTTTTGCTATAGATCAGCATCATACCGATGATAAGTTTCATCCAGAAAATGAGCTTTTCCCTCCACATAACATTGAAGGTACGCCTGGGCGTGAGCTTTATGGAAACCTTCAAAAAGTCTATGAAACACACAAAACGAAATCCAATGTTTATTGGATGGATAAGACCCGATATAGTGCCTTCGCGGGTACAGATCTATTAATGAAGCTTCGTGAACGTGGTATTACGGAGGTTCACATCGTAGGAGTGTGCACAGACATCTGCTGTCTTCATACAGCTGTTGATGCTTACAATGCGGGACTTAAGATCGTTGTTCATGAAAAAGCAGTAGCGAGTTTCAACCAACCAGGACATGAGTGGGCATTAGGTCATTTTAAGAGCTGTTTGAACGCAAAAGTTATTTAA
- a CDS encoding GNAT family N-acetyltransferase, with product MLNTQRIVFREMVSEDWKAIHRYASQEIVSQYQPWGPNHEADTITYVKEVIDDANRNPRERYAFAIVEKQSNLLIGAGELQITSFANRIGEIGYVLHPNYWGKGIATEAGQLLLKFGFEDLQLHRLFATCDPRNKASEKVLIKLDMTLEGVMRETILLKDRWRDSMLFSMLEHEWTNKKGLN from the coding sequence ATGTTAAATACTCAAAGAATTGTTTTTCGAGAGATGGTTTCTGAAGATTGGAAAGCGATTCACCGATATGCCTCACAAGAGATTGTTTCTCAATACCAGCCTTGGGGACCGAATCATGAAGCTGATACTATAACGTACGTGAAAGAAGTGATTGATGATGCAAACAGAAATCCCCGTGAACGGTATGCTTTTGCGATTGTTGAAAAGCAATCAAACCTGTTAATCGGAGCTGGAGAATTACAGATCACCTCATTTGCAAATCGTATTGGTGAGATCGGTTATGTGCTTCATCCGAATTATTGGGGAAAAGGAATTGCGACAGAAGCCGGGCAACTTTTGCTGAAATTTGGTTTTGAAGATCTGCAGCTGCATCGCCTTTTTGCAACTTGTGACCCTAGAAATAAAGCTTCAGAAAAGGTTTTAATAAAACTAGACATGACGTTAGAAGGCGTAATGCGTGAAACCATTCTGCTTAAAGACAGATGGCGTGACTCTATGTTATTTAGTATGCTAGAGCACGAATGGACAAACAAAAAAGGACTCAATTAA
- a CDS encoding nicotinate phosphoribosyltransferase codes for MNKKYADDSLTLHTDLYQINMAETYWEDNIHNKRAVFEVFFRKLPFGNGYAVFAGLERIIDYLKNFTFTTTDIDYLRDELGYKEDYLEYLEQVKFTGNVRSMVEGELVFANEPIIRIEAPLAEAQLIETAILNIVNYQTLIATKASRIKQVVGEERVMEFGTRRAQEMDAAIWGTRAAFIGGFEATSNVRAGKRFGIPVAGTHAHALVQTYRDEYTAFHKYAQRHKDCVFLVDTYDTLRSGVPTAIKVAKELGNKINFQGIRLDSGDLAYLSKEARKMLDEAGFTDTKIIASNDLDENTIINLKAQGAKIDSWGIGTKLITAYDQPALGAVYKLVSIEDEQGKMVDTIKISGNPEKVTTPGLKKVYRIINTHNNKSEGDYIALENEMPQEESRLKMFHPVHTFISKFVTNFKAKELHQDIFIEGNVVYETPTLKEIQLFAKENLEVLWDEYKRTMHPEEYPVDLSQACWDNKMKNIQDVQAKVLSLIGEGEPHNG; via the coding sequence TTGAACAAAAAATATGCTGATGATAGTTTAACGCTGCACACAGATCTTTACCAGATCAATATGGCGGAAACGTATTGGGAGGACAATATCCATAACAAGAGAGCGGTTTTTGAAGTGTTCTTTCGCAAACTTCCTTTCGGGAACGGATATGCTGTATTTGCTGGATTAGAAAGAATCATAGATTATCTGAAGAACTTTACGTTTACAACAACTGATATCGATTACCTTCGAGATGAATTAGGGTATAAAGAAGATTATTTAGAATATCTAGAACAAGTGAAATTTACGGGTAACGTTCGATCTATGGTGGAGGGAGAACTGGTCTTTGCAAACGAACCAATCATACGAATAGAAGCACCGTTAGCAGAAGCTCAGCTTATTGAAACTGCCATTTTAAATATCGTAAACTATCAGACACTTATCGCTACAAAAGCATCCCGCATTAAACAAGTGGTTGGAGAAGAACGAGTGATGGAATTTGGAACACGCAGAGCTCAAGAGATGGATGCAGCGATCTGGGGAACGAGAGCCGCGTTTATCGGTGGTTTTGAAGCGACGTCTAATGTTCGAGCAGGGAAACGGTTCGGCATACCAGTCGCAGGTACACATGCTCATGCACTCGTCCAAACGTATCGAGATGAGTATACAGCATTTCATAAATATGCTCAGCGACACAAAGACTGTGTGTTCTTAGTCGATACGTATGATACTTTGCGCTCTGGAGTGCCTACAGCGATTAAGGTCGCTAAAGAATTAGGAAACAAGATCAACTTTCAAGGAATTCGTTTAGATAGTGGAGACCTCGCTTACCTTTCAAAAGAAGCGAGAAAGATGCTTGACGAGGCAGGATTCACAGATACAAAGATTATCGCTTCAAATGATTTGGATGAGAATACGATCATCAATCTAAAAGCACAAGGTGCAAAGATCGATTCATGGGGAATCGGTACAAAACTGATCACAGCTTATGATCAGCCAGCCCTAGGAGCAGTCTACAAACTTGTCTCTATTGAAGACGAACAAGGAAAGATGGTAGACACGATTAAAATCAGCGGAAATCCAGAAAAAGTAACGACTCCTGGTTTGAAAAAAGTGTATCGAATCATCAATACACATAATAATAAATCCGAAGGCGACTACATTGCGCTGGAGAATGAAATGCCTCAAGAAGAGTCTAGACTTAAAATGTTCCATCCCGTTCATACGTTTATCAGTAAATTTGTGACAAACTTTAAAGCGAAAGAGCTTCATCAAGATATTTTTATAGAAGGTAACGTTGTCTATGAAACTCCTACTCTTAAAGAAATACAGCTCTTTGCCAAGGAGAATCTAGAAGTATTATGGGACGAATACAAACGTACGATGCATCCGGAAGAATATCCGGTTGATCTTAGTCAAGCGTGCTGGGACAACAAGATGAAAAATATTCAGGACGTGCAAGCAAAAGTATTGTCATTAATCGGAGAAGGAGAACCTCACAATGGGTAA
- a CDS encoding NUDIX hydrolase, with amino-acid sequence MSNKQALKQYDIKKYRTPDGYTSDICVFTIISEKNEAYKPPTMDLKIMLIKRAALDSEGNMNIEANKWAIPGGFVQDDETGFQAAKRELEEETNISGIHIKQFGVYDKPGRDPRGWIISNAHYAIVPDTYLSLRKAQDDAADIELFSIKDVMDLELAFDHKQIIADAIQVITNDLLQTTVAKNFLPENFTYSELQAVLRTVTNDPAILSDSSFSRKIKSLPFIQEVQGKTTTRTSKRATKLYTFIEMDVIKPIYTARY; translated from the coding sequence TTGTCTAATAAGCAAGCATTAAAACAATACGACATCAAAAAATATCGAACACCTGATGGTTACACTTCCGATATTTGCGTCTTTACAATAATTTCAGAAAAAAATGAGGCATATAAACCTCCTACGATGGATCTTAAGATCATGTTGATCAAAAGAGCGGCACTTGATTCAGAAGGAAATATGAACATTGAAGCAAACAAGTGGGCAATTCCAGGAGGTTTTGTGCAAGATGATGAAACGGGCTTTCAAGCAGCTAAACGAGAGTTAGAAGAAGAGACGAATATCTCTGGAATCCATATTAAACAATTTGGTGTTTACGACAAACCTGGCCGAGATCCTAGAGGTTGGATCATCTCGAACGCTCATTATGCAATTGTTCCTGATACGTATCTATCGCTAAGAAAAGCACAAGATGATGCAGCTGACATTGAGTTGTTCTCTATAAAAGATGTAATGGATCTGGAGCTAGCGTTCGATCATAAACAAATCATTGCAGATGCGATTCAAGTGATCACAAACGATCTGCTCCAAACAACTGTAGCTAAGAATTTCTTACCTGAAAACTTTACGTATTCTGAACTTCAGGCTGTATTAAGAACTGTAACGAATGATCCTGCGATATTAAGTGATTCATCATTTTCCAGAAAGATAAAATCTCTTCCTTTTATTCAAGAAGTACAAGGAAAAACAACAACAAGAACATCAAAGAGAGCAACAAAACTTTATACATTTATTGAGATGGATGTAATAAAGCCAATCTATACAGCGCGTTATTAA
- a CDS encoding dimethylarginine dimethylaminohydrolase family protein, giving the protein MATVIKGEYKHVNCDSEYGTLKKVIVCEPRYMKIDEIINETQRHFAKDNINMKRAMKQHQHFVDTMRANGVDVYKLPAMEKFPEQVFTRDIGFTIGETVFVSRMGSNIRDGEEKVLRNWLLEHQINLSLIEGDRIEGGDVIVHGDTVYIGVSGRTSEETIQELQSQLPHMNVVAVPFDPIYLHLDCVFNILSEEDALIYKHAFEEKDYQMLASKFNVIEVEKEEQFTMGTNVLSIGNKKVLSLPVNKNVNAALRERGYEVLEVDISEIIKSGGSFRCCSMPLYREEMH; this is encoded by the coding sequence ATGGCTACCGTAATAAAAGGAGAATACAAACACGTGAACTGTGATAGTGAATATGGCACATTAAAGAAAGTGATTGTGTGTGAACCAAGATATATGAAGATCGATGAAATAATCAATGAAACACAGCGTCATTTCGCAAAAGACAACATCAACATGAAAAGAGCGATGAAACAGCATCAGCATTTCGTGGATACGATGAGAGCAAACGGTGTAGACGTTTATAAACTTCCTGCGATGGAGAAGTTCCCTGAACAAGTTTTTACGCGCGATATTGGGTTTACAATCGGTGAAACAGTATTCGTATCACGCATGGGAAGCAATATTCGCGACGGAGAAGAGAAAGTATTACGAAACTGGTTATTAGAACATCAGATTAATCTTTCTTTGATCGAGGGGGACCGTATTGAAGGCGGAGATGTTATCGTGCATGGCGATACCGTTTATATCGGGGTGAGTGGCAGAACGTCTGAGGAAACCATTCAAGAACTTCAATCACAGCTGCCTCATATGAATGTTGTCGCTGTACCATTCGATCCTATTTACCTACATCTCGATTGTGTTTTTAACATTTTATCTGAAGAAGATGCGTTGATCTATAAACATGCTTTTGAGGAAAAAGACTACCAAATGCTTGCCTCAAAGTTTAATGTAATTGAAGTAGAGAAAGAAGAGCAATTCACGATGGGTACGAACGTCTTATCCATTGGAAATAAAAAAGTTTTGAGCCTTCCTGTAAATAAAAATGTTAATGCTGCACTTCGTGAAAGAGGATACGAAGTTTTAGAAGTCGATATCTCTGAAATCATAAAATCAGGTGGTTCGTTCCGCTGCTGTTCGATGCCGTTATATCGAGAAGAGATGCATTAA
- a CDS encoding YqcI/YcgG family protein codes for MTNPEIVPAWVIEEYKTFHETVTNKTFPCYFGMAAENKGELRYAYVTHDDWSNLPEAIREFNKLFDAPKLIRHGLFVFVEPEKEEKDIPYYRDYFWKMLQSLHETDNQPWPEHIPKDPDHHLFAFSFDNEPYFVFGNAPAYKQRKTRDLGNSLVLGFQPRRIFEGLEGTSPGGAMSREKVRERVEKWDNLPKHPNISHYGDPEHREWKQYFIGDDVEPIAGKCPFHHK; via the coding sequence ATGACGAATCCAGAAATAGTTCCAGCATGGGTGATCGAGGAGTATAAGACTTTCCATGAGACAGTGACGAACAAAACGTTTCCTTGTTATTTTGGAATGGCTGCTGAGAATAAGGGAGAATTGCGATATGCGTATGTGACGCATGATGACTGGTCGAATCTGCCTGAGGCAATACGAGAATTCAACAAACTTTTTGATGCACCTAAATTGATTCGTCACGGATTATTTGTATTTGTTGAGCCCGAGAAAGAAGAAAAAGATATTCCGTATTACCGTGATTATTTTTGGAAGATGCTTCAGTCATTGCATGAAACAGATAATCAACCTTGGCCAGAACATATACCGAAAGACCCGGACCACCACCTATTCGCTTTTTCATTTGATAATGAGCCTTATTTTGTATTCGGGAACGCACCTGCTTACAAACAAAGAAAAACAAGAGATCTTGGTAACAGTTTAGTCCTCGGATTCCAGCCTCGCCGCATTTTTGAGGGATTAGAGGGAACTTCACCTGGCGGAGCGATGTCTCGGGAAAAAGTTCGCGAGCGGGTAGAGAAGTGGGATAATCTTCCGAAACACCCGAATATCAGTCATTATGGGGACCCGGAACACCGTGAATGGAAACAGTACTTTATTGGAGACGATGTTGAACCGATAGCGGGAAAATGTCCGTTTCATCATAAATAG
- a CDS encoding IclR family transcriptional regulator produces the protein MISSVQKISRILNCFNKDEPALGNLQIAEKLNMNASTVHHLVRTLCSEGILIQDSQKKYRLGWKLLEWSNHVMYQQDINTEALPLCEGLVRRFNTTVHIGMLDRGEVRFVLRVASSNSVAVPTFIGDTKPAYCTSTGKVLLAFNPSMIKPTISRGLLRRAPNTITCVEKLKNELDVIRTNGYAISNNENEMGLYGIAAPIKSYTGQIIAALNMVGPVSYMLSQDTPTMIHHVVKTAESISKELGFISIL, from the coding sequence GTGATTTCATCTGTCCAAAAAATTTCAAGGATATTAAATTGTTTCAACAAAGATGAACCAGCACTTGGAAACTTGCAGATTGCTGAAAAACTTAATATGAATGCGAGCACCGTCCATCACTTGGTTCGCACACTTTGCTCAGAAGGTATACTGATTCAAGACAGTCAGAAAAAATATAGACTAGGTTGGAAATTGCTAGAATGGAGCAACCATGTCATGTATCAGCAAGACATTAACACAGAAGCGCTTCCATTGTGTGAAGGTCTAGTCAGAAGGTTTAACACAACTGTACATATCGGAATGCTAGATCGTGGTGAAGTGCGCTTCGTTTTAAGAGTAGCTTCATCAAATTCAGTAGCTGTCCCCACTTTTATCGGCGATACTAAACCTGCGTATTGCACAAGCACAGGAAAAGTATTGCTAGCTTTTAACCCCTCCATGATTAAGCCGACCATATCAAGGGGATTGCTTCGCCGCGCTCCTAATACCATTACATGTGTTGAAAAATTAAAGAATGAGCTTGATGTAATAAGAACAAATGGTTATGCCATCAGCAACAACGAAAACGAGATGGGGTTGTATGGAATTGCTGCCCCAATTAAGTCTTATACAGGACAAATTATTGCTGCACTTAATATGGTAGGACCCGTATCTTATATGTTGAGCCAAGATACCCCAACAATGATTCATCATGTCGTAAAAACTGCAGAGTCGATCTCAAAAGAACTCGGTTTTATTAGCATTTTATGA
- a CDS encoding histidine kinase N-terminal domain-containing protein, whose translation MDITESLITYMDDNLPTYLHDWHQRIVISNHDVHKEKVTENALHMVELVKQSLRTKLSPEEIMRLAHQVAVQRLEAKINIGEFVYNVNLGRSEIVRFVTGSGISIEQLQPVIETINSLFDEFLYHAVKKYTELKDIEIEEKTVFIDQSHKERLTILGQMSSSFVHEFRNPLTAVMGFVKLMQQENPNMKYIDIISHELTQLNFRISQFLHASRKGVQEREAEDFALEDLFTDILDFMYPSLVDADVTVIPRIDPTITLRAHKDELKQVLLNLIMNSIDALRQMRQNRRIMIFSKIEDTDNVHITISNNGPAIPPETISTIFEPFFTTKELGTGIGLFVCKKIIEKHNGSISCSSDDSITTFTIVLPLQSTSFTTEEESSQIEI comes from the coding sequence GTGGACATAACAGAAAGTCTAATCACATATATGGATGATAACTTGCCTACTTACTTACATGATTGGCACCAGAGAATCGTGATTTCAAACCATGATGTACATAAAGAAAAAGTTACAGAGAATGCCTTGCATATGGTTGAGCTAGTTAAACAATCCTTACGAACTAAACTATCTCCCGAAGAAATTATGCGCCTCGCACATCAAGTCGCTGTTCAGCGGTTAGAAGCTAAGATCAATATAGGGGAATTTGTATACAATGTGAACCTAGGGCGAAGTGAGATCGTTCGTTTCGTGACGGGCTCTGGTATATCCATTGAACAGTTGCAGCCTGTGATTGAAACGATCAATTCTCTTTTTGATGAATTTTTATATCATGCCGTTAAGAAGTATACGGAGCTGAAGGATATTGAGATTGAGGAAAAAACAGTATTTATCGACCAAAGTCACAAAGAACGGTTAACCATTTTAGGACAGATGTCATCTAGTTTTGTACATGAGTTCAGAAATCCTTTGACAGCAGTAATGGGTTTCGTAAAACTTATGCAGCAAGAGAACCCTAACATGAAATACATCGATATCATCAGTCATGAATTAACCCAATTGAACTTTCGTATCTCTCAGTTTCTTCATGCCTCAAGAAAAGGGGTTCAAGAACGGGAAGCGGAAGATTTTGCTTTAGAAGATTTATTCACAGATATTCTAGATTTCATGTATCCAAGTTTAGTGGATGCAGACGTTACAGTCATTCCGCGTATCGATCCTACGATTACTTTGCGGGCACACAAGGACGAGTTGAAACAAGTACTGCTCAATCTTATCATGAACTCCATCGATGCACTGCGCCAAATGAGACAGAATCGCCGAATCATGATTTTTAGCAAGATTGAAGATACTGATAACGTACATATTACTATTTCTAATAACGGCCCAGCTATTCCACCCGAAACAATCAGTACGATCTTCGAGCCGTTCTTTACAACAAAAGAATTAGGCACGGGTATTGGCCTTTTCGTGTGCAAAAAAATTATTGAAAAACATAACGGGTCAATCAGCTGTTCATCAGATGATAGCATTACGACCTTCACCATCGTACTTCCCCTTCAGAGTACTTCTTTCACGACTGAGGAAGAAAGCTCACAAATAGAAATATAG
- the nadD gene encoding nicotinate (nicotinamide) nucleotide adenylyltransferase translates to MGKIGIYGSSFDPITNVHLWTASTVAHRCKLDKVIFLPCSSKRKDKTMKTSDAHRWEMLQLAISNNHTFLADDHEILQEAWEVYTYYTMEHFKQKYPNDEVYFIMGADLLVDIAEGKWKYDDELISNNKFIVMARDEINMVKTISRSPILRNHDDGTKFHLIDKGLSMEISSTYIRDEFSKGGEPRYLLPNACYEYIKKHELYSS, encoded by the coding sequence ATGGGTAAGATTGGAATCTACGGCTCGTCTTTTGACCCTATAACGAATGTACATCTATGGACAGCAAGTACCGTGGCACATCGCTGTAAACTAGACAAAGTGATCTTCCTGCCATGCTCAAGTAAACGAAAAGATAAAACGATGAAGACGTCAGATGCCCATCGTTGGGAGATGCTTCAGCTTGCGATCTCAAATAATCATACATTTCTAGCCGATGATCATGAGATACTGCAAGAAGCTTGGGAAGTATACACGTATTACACGATGGAACATTTTAAACAAAAATATCCTAATGATGAAGTGTACTTTATTATGGGAGCGGATCTGTTGGTTGATATTGCAGAGGGTAAGTGGAAGTATGATGATGAGTTAATCTCGAATAATAAATTTATTGTGATGGCAAGAGACGAGATCAATATGGTCAAAACGATATCTCGTTCACCCATCCTAAGAAATCATGATGATGGCACAAAATTTCATCTGATCGATAAAGGGCTGTCTATGGAGATCAGCAGCACCTATATACGTGATGAATTTTCTAAGGGTGGCGAACCAAGGTATCTGTTGCCTAATGCTTGTTATGAATATATAAAAAAACATGAACTGTACTCTTCATGA
- a CDS encoding DUF4037 domain-containing protein, which produces MKLKDMARKMAAIYKENKKVQAVLLAGSVSRGWEDKYSDIELNIFWSEPPTDEDRMLPISAINGSIIEFHPFEEEEWAESYLTSQNVKLEISSFLTSTAHKWIKEVVKEYEVDYGKQCMASSVFYGVSLYGDRVISVLKKEVEVYPDQLARNMIEENLALWSRWNNRYALLDRNEWIMLYDLMVGVQKKLLGTLFGLNKLYIHHPSFKWMHKYSEIFTIKPDHFDKRLSRILIGDVHESIKELELLIQEVFNLVEKHYPDLPFLTAYKEKMSFVRPENKG; this is translated from the coding sequence GTGAAATTAAAAGATATGGCTAGGAAAATGGCAGCTATTTATAAAGAGAATAAAAAAGTGCAGGCTGTATTACTGGCAGGGTCTGTGTCAAGAGGCTGGGAAGACAAATACTCAGATATTGAACTGAATATTTTCTGGTCGGAACCTCCAACTGATGAAGATCGAATGTTGCCGATTAGCGCGATAAATGGATCGATTATAGAATTTCATCCGTTTGAAGAGGAAGAATGGGCAGAGAGCTATTTAACGTCTCAAAATGTAAAGCTTGAGATCAGCAGTTTCTTAACATCTACAGCACATAAGTGGATAAAAGAAGTAGTGAAAGAGTATGAAGTGGATTACGGCAAACAGTGCATGGCTTCATCCGTGTTTTATGGAGTGAGTTTATACGGAGATCGTGTGATTAGTGTACTGAAAAAAGAAGTTGAGGTGTATCCAGATCAATTAGCCCGAAACATGATTGAAGAAAATCTAGCTTTATGGAGTAGGTGGAACAACCGTTATGCTTTATTAGATAGAAACGAGTGGATCATGTTGTATGATCTGATGGTGGGTGTACAGAAGAAACTTCTCGGAACACTATTCGGTTTAAATAAACTGTATATTCATCATCCGTCCTTTAAGTGGATGCACAAATACAGCGAGATATTCACAATAAAGCCAGATCATTTTGATAAACGGCTATCACGTATTCTCATTGGAGATGTTCATGAGAGTATAAAAGAGTTAGAACTGTTGATTCAAGAAGTTTTTAACCTTGTGGAGAAACATTACCCCGACCTTCCATTTTTAACAGCTTACAAAGAGAAGATGAGCTTTGTTCGGCCGGAAAATAAAGGCTGA